From the genome of Candidatus Hadarchaeales archaeon, one region includes:
- a CDS encoding fibrillarin-like rRNA/tRNA 2'-O-methyltransferase: MPKVIAHEKFRNIFWIEFENKTRKLATESLVSGCKAYADEISIEIESRIYRIWDPYRSKLAAAILKGIKEVPLERGNGVLYLGAASGTTASYVSDVVGPEGKVFCVEISTRPLHALLSLCARRPNMIPILADARNPASYAPLVREADVIYQDVAQPDQVDIMLKNASMFLKKDGYILLALKARSIDVTKEPREIFRDEIERLDKEMEILDMKILDPFEKDHAMFVLQK; the protein is encoded by the coding sequence ATGCCAAAGGTAATCGCTCACGAAAAATTCCGAAACATCTTCTGGATAGAGTTCGAAAATAAAACCAGAAAACTTGCAACTGAAAGTTTGGTTTCTGGTTGCAAGGCATATGCTGACGAAATCTCCATTGAAATCGAATCTCGTATTTATCGCATATGGGATCCCTACAGAAGTAAACTAGCTGCTGCGATATTGAAGGGAATTAAAGAAGTTCCGCTGGAGAGAGGAAACGGAGTGCTTTATCTAGGTGCTGCTAGCGGAACTACTGCAAGTTATGTCAGTGACGTGGTTGGCCCCGAAGGTAAAGTATTTTGCGTCGAGATATCAACCAGACCCTTGCATGCTCTTTTATCTCTCTGTGCAAGAAGACCAAACATGATTCCGATTTTGGCCGATGCTCGAAATCCGGCGAGTTATGCTCCGCTCGTCAGAGAGGCCGATGTGATTTATCAGGATGTTGCTCAGCCTGACCAAGTAGACATCATGCTGAAAAATGCATCGATGTTTCTCAAGAAGGATGGATATATCTTGTTAGCTCTAAAGGCTCGTTCTATAGATGTAACTAAGGAACCTAGAGAAATATTCCGGGATGAAATCGAAAGATTGGATAAAGAAATGGAGATTCTCGACATGAAAATCCTTGATCCTTTTGAGAAAGATCACGCAATGTTTGTTCTCCAGAAGTAG
- a CDS encoding radical SAM protein: MGICRVCGKKSPYISSVLEVCPDCVRNRFDDAKEYIARAHAKIRSAHGLPPEPPRDPNGVQCTDCGNMCEIPPNSVGFCGVVKNNNGKLLRIFGTSEKGLLTYYHDPLPTNCVPADFCAGSSGAGYPKWCRTPYGDIGWYNLAVFLGSCTYSCLFCQNFSFRELTAAGGPVMSASELSEKANSKVGCVCYFGGDPSSQMPFVIASAKLIRERSESERRIIRICLETNLSMNRRYLEDIAKISLESGGGIKADLKCWSTEILYALTGVKHRKAYENFEWLAKMHRERPEVPFARASTLLVPGYVDDEEIEQIASFIADLDPTIPYSLLAFHPTWWMNDMPYTSKKDAERYLKICKKEGLEKIRIGNPWLLR; the protein is encoded by the coding sequence GTGGGCATCTGCAGGGTCTGTGGCAAAAAATCTCCTTACATTTCTAGCGTTCTGGAGGTTTGTCCAGATTGTGTTAGAAATAGATTCGATGATGCAAAAGAGTACATCGCAAGAGCACATGCAAAGATAAGATCTGCGCATGGACTTCCACCAGAACCTCCGAGAGACCCGAATGGTGTACAATGTACGGACTGTGGCAATATGTGCGAGATACCACCAAACAGCGTGGGGTTCTGCGGAGTCGTTAAAAACAATAATGGAAAGTTATTGCGAATTTTCGGCACATCAGAAAAAGGTCTCCTAACATACTATCATGACCCCCTGCCAACCAACTGTGTTCCAGCAGATTTCTGTGCTGGTTCTAGCGGAGCTGGATATCCAAAATGGTGCAGGACCCCATATGGAGACATAGGGTGGTACAATCTGGCCGTTTTTCTAGGAAGTTGCACTTATAGCTGTCTTTTCTGTCAAAATTTCTCTTTTAGAGAATTGACAGCTGCTGGTGGCCCCGTCATGAGCGCATCCGAACTGTCCGAAAAGGCAAATAGCAAGGTTGGCTGCGTCTGCTATTTCGGAGGAGATCCATCGAGCCAGATGCCTTTCGTTATCGCCTCCGCTAAGCTTATTAGAGAAAGGTCGGAGAGCGAGCGAAGAATCATAAGAATATGTTTGGAAACAAATCTGAGCATGAATAGGAGATATCTTGAAGACATTGCGAAGATTTCTCTTGAAAGCGGTGGTGGAATAAAGGCTGACCTGAAATGCTGGTCTACCGAAATTCTCTATGCTCTTACTGGAGTCAAGCACAGGAAGGCATATGAAAACTTTGAATGGCTTGCCAAAATGCATCGAGAACGTCCTGAAGTTCCATTTGCCCGTGCGAGCACACTACTCGTTCCTGGCTATGTAGATGACGAAGAAATCGAACAAATTGCTTCTTTCATCGCTGATCTCGATCCAACCATTCCATATTCTTTGCTTGCCTTTCATCCAACGTGGTGGATGAACGATATGCCCTACACGTCGAAGAAGGATGCGGAACGATATCTAAAAATTTGCAAGAAAGAAGGTTTGGAGAAAATCAGAATAGGAAATCCTTGGTTACTCAGATAG